In Magnetococcales bacterium, the DNA window CTTTATTTATCACCGGGTGGATCACTCGATCCGCATTCTGTACGAGCGGGTGGACGTGGTGTTGATTACCGCCGAGTTGGTGATTCTGTTCTCGTTTTTCAACTATACCCTGTCCGGCTCCGAAGGGGGCTATCGTTCGGCGGCGATGCTGTGGGGATCCGCGGGCTGGGTGGTGGGCTTCATCGGTTGTGGGTTGCTGGTGCCTTTGGCGCTGGAGTTGAAGTGCGTCTTTGGAAACTGGGGTGGCAAACGGGTGATCGTACCGGCTTCGATGCTGGTGTTGACCGGTGGTTATCTGTTGCGGCACTACTTCATGGCCGCGGGCATCTACGCGTTTCCCTGGTGATGACATGAATGATCCGTGTGAACCCGCCTGTGGTGGTCCCGGAGCGTTGCGTCACGGCTCCGGAGATCCCCACGGCGAGCCATCCGGCCACGGTTCCTTCGGCTGCCAGGAGCCTCGGCTTCTGGCAGCCGAATTGAGTCTGCTGGCCCATCTGCTTTCCCAACCGGTTGCCGAATCCCTGGAAGCCCTGGAAGAAGAGGCGCTCACCTCCGCGCCCTGGTTGGCCGACGTGCTGCCGGAGTTGCGCCAACTGCCGCTGGATGCTTGGCAGGGTGAGCATACCCGATTGTTTGTCAACGGGTTCCCCAAAACCATCTGCCCGCCTTTTGTTTCCTTTTGGCGCCATGGCCAATGGGGCGGACCGCTGGAAGGGGTATTGTTTCAGTTGTATCAGCGGATCGGGCTGGAGGTGGCGGAGGGGCAGCCACTGGATTATCTGGGGGTCTTGTTGCAGGCGTCGTCTTATTGCCTGGAGGTGATGGCCAGCAAACCGGTGGATGTCGTTTCGCCGGAAAGTGAAGTCTTGACCCATTTGTTGCGGGACCATCTGTTGTTGTGTCTGCCTGAGTTCGCGGCGGCGTTGCGTCAGTCCGCCGGGTTGATTTTTTACCGGACCCTGGGGGAGCGGTTTGAACGGCTCGCGGTCCGACTGGCCGCGGGGGGGGTGACATGACCTCCGGTTGGATCCTGCATCCGGCGGATGACGCGGCCCTGCAAGCGGTCACCGTGGAGCGTTATACCCAGTTGTATCAAAGCCATCGGCAGGAGGGGATGGAGAATGGGGTGGATTTCTGGGCCATGCCGCCCCGGGGTTGGCCAGTGGAGGCCCGTTCGTTCCGCCATCTGGATCCCTGGAGGATTTTCTTGTTGCTGACCCCCTGGATGCTCATGCGGGTGCTGATGCCGATGCGGGATCCGGGTCTGCCGTTGCCCCCGGGATGGGGGGAGCCGGATGGTCCGGAGTCCGGCGGCCTGCTGGGGCCGCTGTTGACCGTGTATCTGCTGGGACAAAAACAGATGGCCCATTTGCATCGGGATCCGGTTCTGGGTGACTATCTGATTCAACCTCTGGTACAATCCTTGCATAAATATGCCAATCCCGAGGCGGTGTTTTCCGCCTGGACCGAAACGGTGCAACGCCGTGACGCCTTCGTCCAGGCCAGCAACCGACGTTGCGACTGGCAACAGGATTTGTCTCGCAGGGAGATCTTTTCTGGATTGTTCCGGGAGCGTAAACCTTCCTGCGATACGACAACTTGAATTGTTTGACTTTATGGAGGAGGATCCCCGGATGAACCATTTGCTGCGTTGTCTGGCCGTGGTGGGCCTGTTGGGCGCCACCCCTGTCGCTTTTGCCGCGGACGAAACGCCACCCGCCGAGATCATGCGTTATGCCATCGAGGGCAATCTGGATGGGGTTGTCAAGGCGCTGGAGCAGGGGGCGGCCATCAATCAACCCAGTCAGACCGGCATGACGCCGCTGATGTGGGCGATTCAGGAATCCCATTTCAAGCTGATTGACATGCTGTTGGAAAAAGGCGCGGATGTGAACGCCTTTCATCCCCGGGCCGGATGCACCGCGCTGATTCTGGCCAGCGAGTGGTTGCAGCCCCAGACCGTGGATGCTTTGCTCAAGCGCGAGGCCAATGTCAACTATCAGACCAATCACGGCTGGAGCGCCTTGCTGAAAACCTCCCGGCTGGCCCTCAAGACTCCGGAAGAGCGGGCTCGTCAGAAGCGGGTGGTGGAGAGTCTTCTGGCCCACGGCGCCAAGATCGATGCCCGTGACAACAAGGAGCGGACCTCCCTGATGCTCGCCGCCAAGGTTGGCAATACCGAGCTGGTGGCCCAACTGCTGGAACACAAGGCGGATATCAACGCCCAGGACAAAACCGGCAACAGCGCTTTGATGTTGGCGGCCCAGGAGGGGCAGTTGGAGAGTGTCAAGCTGTTATTGAAGCACAACGCGTCGTTGGAAAAAAATCATATCTGCGGATGTACCGCGTTGCTTCAGGCCGCGGAACATGGGCACACGGAGGTGGTGAAGACTTTGTTGGATCACCATGCGGACATTCACGTCAAAAACGAAGACGGCATGACCGCCCTGATGTTCGCTTCCATGAAAGGCCATCTGGAAACCGTGGCGTTGCTGCTGGAACGGGGATCCCGGATCAATGAGATGAACAACAAAGGGGTCACGGCCCGGTTGATGGCTGTGGAAAACCATCACGAGAAGGTGGAACAACTGCTTCAGGAGTCGGGTGGCCGCTGTTATTGACCTGCGGATTTCCTTAAAGACAGCGTGAATCGGCAAGGGGCGGTGTGAACCGCCCCTTTTTTTATCGCAAGGGGGATCAGGTGTAGGGGCGGAGGCTTTTGTACTCCAGAAATTGCTTGACCCAGTGCATGAGCCGCAAGGGGGGCAGGATCAGATCGAACCACTCCAGCCGCGAGACCAGCATGCCGGAGTTCAAGGAATCGACGATGCAAATCAGTTCGTTGCGGAAGGTGGCCTGTCCCGGTTTTCCCATCAGATCGTCATACAGATTGGCAGCGGCGGCCCGGGCTTGCAGTTCGGCCATATGGGCCTGTTTGGCCCGCCATTCCGGTCCGGGCAGACTGGCGGCATCACCCGCCACATAGACTCGCTCATGGCCTGTCACCCGGCAGTGGGCATCCGCTGTGATGAATCCACCCGCAGAGAGTGGAAATCCGGTCTCCGCATACCAGGGCAGTCCACCCATGCCCGGAATGAACAACGTCAGGTCGGCGGCCAACTCTCCTCCCTCCAGCGTGACCCCGGACGGGGTGAACCCCAGAATTTTTTCTCCCAGTCGGGTGGCGATTTTCTTTTCCGCCATGGTGGACAACAGACCTTGCACCGCCCGGGGGCCAAGCCGTTTGCCGGGTTCCGCCATGGGGGAGAAAAAGACCAGATTGAAACGATCCCGGCGGCCTGTGCGCAACAAATGGGTGTGCATGCCGAACAGATATTCAAACATGGGGCCTCCCCGTACCCCCTGGGGATCCACGGGATTGCCAGCAAACCCGAAGGCGATGGTTCCCCCGGACATCTGTTGCAATCGATCCCGTACCGTTTCTACCATGGGAATGCCGGCGCAGGGATTGATGGTATGCTCGATGCCGGGAAGCTTGCGCAAATAGGTGCCACCGCTGGCGATCAACAGGGCATCGTTGTGGATTGCGCCATCCGCGGTGGTGACGATGCGTCCCTTGTCCCGGATCCCTGTGGCTTCCGCCTGATGATGATGCACCCCCATGCGCTGAAAGAATCCACTCAGATCCGCCACGATTTCCGACCCGTTTCGTTCCCCGGAGGGAATCCAGATCAGACTCGGGTAATAGAGAAATTGTGGTTTGGGAGAGAGGACCGTCAGTTCCAGTTGACGGCCTGGATCTTTTTTCCGGAGTGTCTTGATGGCTTCCAGTGCGGCGAAATTGCTTCCCAGGATTGTTATCCGCATCGTACATCCTTCATATCGATCATGAATGAGGATCCGTCATTCTCTTTGTGCCGCGAAACGATGGCTTTCTTCAGGTTTCCCTCCGGTCTGCACGCTGGCTGAGGGAGGTGTCTTGCATGGGGAGGGCATCGTTTCACGATGGTTTCCCCATCATCAAGCATGCTCCATTTGAGGCAAGTTCGTCAACCCGTGCCACCGGACCGGCGGCTTTGGCTTTGCCATTCGGATGTCGTCGGATGGGGGGATCGCAAAAAGGGGAGGGGGAATGAAAAAAATGGGAATCCGGCCAAATTTCTTGAAATGAATCGGGGAAGTATCCATTATGAATCCACTTCAGCAAGGCGGGCCCGCCGGATGGTGGTCGTGGCCATGAGGGGTCCGGCTTTGTCTGGGAGGGCGGGAGCGCGGGCGGATGCTCGGAAGCGTGTTTGGTGTGTGCCGGTTGCAATCTCTTGGGAATGAGAATCATGAAACGTGCATTATCTGGAAGGGGTGTTGCTGTTTTTTTGGTGTTTCTGGTGATCGGCATGGTTCGTCCGGGTTGGTCGGAAACCTTGAAAGTGGGGGGTACCGGTTCCTCCGCGCCGATTGTCACGCGACTGTTCGACGCCTTCAGCAAACAGGCGCCCGGGGTGAGCCTGGATCAGGTGAGTCCGCCACTGGGTTCCGGCGGAGCCATGAAAGCCCTGGCGAAAGGCAGTCTCGATCTGGCTTTTTCCGGTCGTTCCCCAACCCCGGAAGAGCGGACACGGATTGGCAACTCTTTTGAACTGGCGGTGACTCCGTTTGTTTTTGTCTCGGCGGGAGGGCAGAAGAAAAATGGCTTCACCCTCGACGAACTGGCGACTGTCTTCGATGGCAGTCAGACAACCTGGGATGGGGGCGTGCCGATCCGTCTGGTGCTGCGGGCCAGCTTCGAGAGCGATACGCTGGTGATGAAGTCCATGTCTCCGGCCATGGCCAAGGCTGTCGATGTGGCCGGGAAGCGTCCGGGCATGGTGATTGGTCAAGACGATCTCGATACCCTGGCCTTGCTGAAACAGACCCCGGGTTCCTTTGGACCGACCACCCTGGCCCTGGTGGATGAGCGTCTGACCGTGTTTGCCATCCAGGGCGTGACGCCCTCTCTCGCCACGATTCAGGATGGCAGCTATGCATGGCGCAAAGTCCTCACGGTGGTCGTGCCGCCTCAGCCGAAACCTGTGGTGACGCAATTCGTGGATTTCCTGCACAGCAAGGAGGCCAAAGCCGTGCTGCTGAGTCATCATTATCTGCCGCTCGATCCTTGAGCGTATCCATGTCCCAGGTCTGTTTCTACCACTCCATCTCCCGCACCGTCACCAGACTGGCAGCCGGAATCGCCTTGTTGCTGGTGGTGCTGCCGGTTTTGCTGTACGGCAGTTTTGTGGTTTCCAGCATGGATCGCGCCTTGGAGGCCAGTCTTGTTTTTCAGACCAAGACCATCGAACAATACATTCAAAAACAGCCGGACAACTGGGAAAACAACGCAAGCAGAATACAAGCCATGTATGAGTCGTATGTCGAACCCAGTCAGTATTTTCGTCTGAACGACCGGGATGGGCAGATGGTGTTTTCCGGAGGTCCGGAATGGCGCTGGTATTTCCATGGTCACAGCAAATCGGTGCATGCCTTCGGCCATCCGGTGGGCGTTCTTGTGGTCGGGGTGTCGTTGTGGGACGAGTTGGTGATCGGTGGGGTGGTATTGCTGGTCGGTTGTTTGATTGCCTGGGTCATTTTTGGTCCGGGGCGACGCATTCCCCTGGAGGCCCTGCGTTGCGCCGAAGAGGCGCTGGCGGCGTATCATGGGCATCTGGAGGAGATGGTGCGGGAGCGCACCGCGGAACTGGAAGTCGCCCTCGACCATGCACGCTCCTCCAATCAGGCCAGGCTGGAATCCGATCAGGCCAATCTGGCCAAGAGCCGGTTTCTCGCCAATATGAGCCATGAGATCCGCACCCCCATGAACGGGGTGATGGGCATGATCGATCTGGCCTTGAACACGGACCTTTCGCATCGCACCCGGGATTTTCTGGTTCAGGCCAGAAGATCCGCCCGCAACCTGTTGCGGGTGATCAATGATATTCTTGATTTCTCCAAGATCGAAGAAGGCAAAATGACCTTGGAATCCCTGGAATTTCATTTGTACGAATTGCTGGAAGAGGCCATCGATGCATGCAAGCAGGGCGCCGTCAACAAGGATATCGAATTGATCGTGGTGGCGCCATCCCATGCCATCGGTCTGTTGTTGGGTGATCCATTGCGTCTGCAACAGGTGTTGATCAACCTGATCAGCAACGCCATCAAATTCACCTCCCACGGAGAGATCACCATTCGCGCCGAACCCATCGGGTTGACGGCGGATGCGGCGCGGATCCATTTTTCGGTTCAGGATTCCGGCATCGGCATCGCCCCGGAACAGCAGGTCAGACTGTTTCGCTCCTTTACCCAGGCGGATGACAGCATTACGCGCAAATTTGGCGGCAGCGGGTTGGGGTTGACCATTTGCAAACGTCTGGTGGAAATGATGGACGGTGAAATCTGGCTGGAAAGTGCCGTCGGTCAAGGTAGCACTTTTCATTTCACCGTGCTTTTGGGGCACCGATCGGAGCCTTCCGCCTTGGTTTTGCCCCAGGATCTGAAAAATTTGCGGGCTTTGGTGGTGGACGACAATGCCACGGTACGCATGGTCTATACGGAAACCCTGCGCTCTTTCGGCCTCGTGGCCGAGGCGGTGGACGGTGGCGAGGCGGCGTTGCTGGCGTTACGTGCCGCGTTGGCCGGTGGGCGTTCCTATCACCTGATTTTCATGGATTGGAGCATGCCCGGCATGGATGGGATCGAGGCCATCCGGATCATCCGTGGTGATCCGCAGTTGACCTGGACCGTGCAGGATTTGTCCGGGCATGAGCCGATTGTGCAAACGGATGACAACCCCATTAGCTTGCCAAAAATTGTTCTGACCACGGCCTTTGGTCAGGAAGCCGCCGAACAGGGAGCGGGAGAACTCCAGTTGGACGCCTGTTTGATCAAACCGGTGACCCCTTCCCATCTGTTTGACACCATTCTGGAACTGTTCGACCGGAAAATGGTCCGTTCCCATGCCACCGCTTTGCCGATCATGGACCGGCAGCACATTATTCAGGCCCTGGGGGGTGCCCGGGTCTTGCTGGTCGAAGACAACAGCATCAATCAGCAGGTGGCCCGGGAGATTCTCAGAAGTATCGGAATCGTGGTGGATATCGCCGAGAACGGCCTGGAAGCCGTGAGTCTGGTGATGACCAGAACATACGATCTGGTGTTGATGGATGTCCAGATGCCCGAAATGGATGGCTATGCCGCGACACGCGCCATCCGCGCCGACTCCCGTTGGCAGGCTTTGCCCATTCTCGCCATGACCGCCCATGCGATGCAGGAAGATTATGATAAGAGTATGGAAGCGGGCATGAACGATCACATCACCAAGCCCATCGATCAGCAGCAGTTGATCCTGGCCTTGATGCAATGGATCAAACGCAAGCATAAACCGCTGCAACACGCATCGATCCCGGTACTCAACAGGCCGGAATTGACCGCGGCACCCATGTCCCGGGATCCGGAGCCTGTGGTTTCCGGGATGCGGACCGTCTGTCTGCCGTCATCCCTGCCTGGAATCGGGGTCAATCAGGCCCTGGAGCGGCTGAATGGGAATCACAAGCTGTTGCGTTCCGTGCTGCTGGAATTTGAACGGGAGTTCTCCGACAGCGATCAGCGTATTGCGCAAGCGTTGCGGGAGGATGGTCCGGAGGAGATCCAGTCCGCCATGCGTCTGGCCCATACGGTCAAGGGCATCGCGGGCAATCTTTCCGCGGATGCGCTGTTTATGGCGGCCCAGGCGTTGGAACAGGGCCTTCGCGCCCATGAGCGTCACAACTGGGTGGGATTGACGCAGACGTTTCAGGTTGAGTTGCGTCAGGTGTTGTCTTCCATCGTCTTGCTGAAAGAGGCCTATTCCCAGGGATTGTCTCCGGAAGGGACGTCTTGTCTCGATCTCTGCCGGGATCCTGCGGTTGTTGTCCCTTTGTTGAAACAATTGGTGGTCCAGATCGATCATTACAATCTTTTGTCGCTGGATCTTTGTGCGCAATTGCAGACCCTGTTATCGGGAGGGGAATTGCAAGAGGTGGTGGATCAGATGGCGCAGAGTCTGGATCGATTTGACTTCGAGGAGGCATCGTCCTATCTTGGTCAGATCATTCAGGCACTTCATATCGATCTGGATTTTACCAATGGATAGTAATCGCAAGCAGACCGTTTTGATTGTTGATGATGTGCCTGCCAACATCAAGATCGTCATGGGAATTCTGGAAGACTATTATGAATTGATGGCCGCCAACAACGGTGCGACGGCGTTGAAGATCGCCAGAAGCAGACGCACCGACCTGATCTTGTTGGATGTGGTCATGCCGGGAATGAACGGCTACGAGGTTTGCCAGGAACTCAAGGAGGATGCGAAAACCCGAGAGATTCCGATCATCTTTTTGACCGCCAAAGACAGTGCGGGAGAGGAGAGCTTTGGATTTTCCCTGGGGGCGATCGACTATATCACCAAACCCTTCAAGCCTTCGGTTGTGCTGGCCCGGGTTCGCGCTCATCTGGAATTTGAAAAAAACCGGATGGAGTTGCTGGAACGGGATGCCAATCTTCAGGCCATTCTCGACTACGCCTCCGACGGGATCGTGTCCGTGGATTTGCAGGGCCGCATCGTGGCCAGTAACGAGTCGGCCAAGAAGTTGCTGGGCTATTCCCATGCCCAACTGGATGGCATGCCCATCGAGTCGGTGATCGTCGATCCGGAGATGCAGACCTTTTGGCAGGAGGCGATTGCCCGTTCCTTTCACACGGGCAACGATGCGCGCACCATGCAGCGGCGTATTTCCTGTGTGGGCCACTGTGCGGATGGTCGGATCATCGATCTGGAATTGGCGATGACCATCGGTCAATGGAAAGGAGAGGTGCAACTGACCATCTTCTTCCGTGATGTGACCTCGGAAAAAGCCCTGCTTCACTCGCTCAAGGATACGTTGCAGGCTGCGGAATCCGCCAATCGGGCCAAAAGCAGTTTTCTGGCCAATGTGAGTCATGAGATTCGCAGTCCCATGAATGCCATCATTGGCATGACCGATCTGATGATCCATTCATCGGTTTCACGGGAAGAGAGCGATAATTATCATCAGATCATTCTGAATGCCTCCCTTTCTTTGTTGCAACTGGTCAATGACTTGTTGGATCTTTCCAAGATCGAGGCGGGACAGTATACCATCGAGCACATTCCTTTTGATTTGTGCGGACAGGTGGAGAGTGCCTGCGAGACTTTGGCGTTCAAGGCCCACCAGAAGGGGTTGGAGTTGATTGGCCATGTGCCGCTGGAGTTGCCGGAAACCTTGATGGGAGATCCCTTGCGGGTGCATCAGGTGCTGACCAACCTGATCAACAATGCCATCAAGTTTACCGATCAAGGGTCGGTGGTGGTTGAGGTGGAACAGATCCCGGTCACCGAGGCTTCCGACCCGAGCGGGGTGAGTCTGCATTTTTCCGTGATCGATACCGGCATCGGCATTCCCGCAGACAAGTTCGGTATGGTGTTTGAGAAATTCACGCAGGCCGACGAGTCCACCACCAGAAAATATGGGGGTACGGGTTTGGGGTTGTCCCTGTGCAAGCATTTGGTCTTGTTGATGGGCGGGGAGATCTGGGTGGAAAGCGTGGTGGAACAGGGCAGTGCTTTTCATTTCACGCTTCCTTTTCAGACGGCTTTGGAACAGCGCACGCATCGGCAGGCCTGTCTGGAGCAGCGGGGAAGATCATCCGGATCGGAGCCGCTTACCATTTCCGGGGTGCGGGTGTTGCTGGGGATCGGACATCCCATACTCGGTCGGGTGGTTCAGGAGATCCTGAAGGATTTTGGGGCCACGGTGACGGTGATTCCTGATCTGGCCGGGGTGCAGAGCCGGTTGAAGGAACTGCCGGGGCAGCCGTCGCCTTTTGACATCATTGTGTTGGATGAACCGTTGCTGTGGCAGGATGTGGCGCAGCCGGAGTGGCTGGAAGAGCGGCTTGGGCATTATGGCCGGATTCTGGTGTTGTTGCCCACGACCTTGAGTTCCAATAAACTGGAACGGATTCCGTGGCTGAAACATCCCCTGACCCTCAAAAAGCCGTTGCGCTGTTATGCGCTGAGAAAAAGCATCCTCCAGGTGTTGGGGCACCTCCCCATGGAGCAGACGACAGGAGAGATTCCGCAAGGTCAGCGTTCCTCTGGTTTCATCGCGTTGCAGATTTTGCTGGTCGAGGATTTGGTGCCCAATCAGGTGTTGGCCACCGTCATTTTGCAGCAGGCGGGTCACCTGGTGACGATCGCCAATCATGGTCAGGAGGCTCTGGATCTGCTGATGGCCCGGCAAACCGCCTTCGATCTGGTACTCATGGACTTGCAGATGCCGATCCTGAACGGTTTTGATACCACGGAACGGATTCGTCACGCGACTTCAGATCAAATCATCAATCCCGACATTCCCATCATCGCCATCACCGCCAATGCGCTCCAGACCGAGGAGCAAAAGTGCAAGAATCTGAATATGAACGGGTTTATCCGCAAGCCCTATCGTGCCCATGAACTGCTGAAGGCCATTGAACCGTTTTTGAAATTCCGATCCGGTCCGCTGGTCCACAAGGAGATCGTACTGCAACCGGTGGAGGTGGATTCCTCGACTTTGGCAGAATATCGGGCTGAATTTTTGAAACGGGGTCCGGGTTTGATGTCCGAGCTGCGTCGGGCGGTGCAGAATGGTCATGAGCGGCAGACCGTGAAATCCCTGTTGGATCTGCGTACCGCCGCCGAGATGGTCGGTTCGTCCCGTCTGGCCACCCAGGCCCTGCGACTCAAAGGGAGTGCGGAACTGGGTGACTGGGATGAGGTGTACGCCAAACTCGAAATCCTGGAAATCTTTTTTCAGCAGACCGAACAATTGGTGCGGGCAGCGTTGTCACCGCCGTGATGGTGGTTCAATCCGGGCGTCACACCGGCGGAACACGCCGCCGCAACAAGGCCTGATGCACTCCGTCCCAGAAATGGATCCGGGCCGTCATGGCGCGACGGGCGGCCTCTTCGGCGGCGGCAATGTGCGTCGGATCGTTGGCGCACAGGAGGTGCAGCATTTTCAGGGAGAGGGGACCATGATGGTCTTCGTCCAGGTGGATATGGCGCTCCAGATAATAATGGAAGACCGGAGCCTGTGATGAATCGATGGCCATTTGGCGCAACAAGGCTCTGAACATGGGAGGAATGATGTGCTCCCGACCCAGGGCAAAGGCGGCGGCCACCACATGGGGCTGATCCGAGGCGAGGAAGGAGAAGGTCTCCTCCATGAAATGCCGGGATGCGGCGGGAATGGTCTCTTGGTGCTGGTGCAGGGCGTTCCGGAACCCTTGAGCCGCTGCGGTTTGCGCAAAGTCCAGCGCGCCTTTCGGCGAGGCGCCGATTTCCGCCATGGCTTGAGCATACAGCTCAAAATGGCTGGCATAGGTGGGTTCTCCGGATGGAGTCGGCAGACCAAGATCCGATTCCTCTTCCAATACGATGTCGTTGATGAAGCGTCGAATCGTTGGATGGCCCACCGGTGCCCAGGGCAGAGTGGTGGGAGCGAGACGGTTTTGCAGATATTTCAGCAGTGTCATGAAATCCCACACGGAAAAGACATGATGGGACATGAACAGCCGCAAGTCGTCCAGGGAGTGGACCGCGCCATAGACCGGGTGCGCGTCCAGTTGTGCGCGCAAGGGGTGCAAACTTTCCAGGGAAACGGTCAGGGACATGGCAGCTCCTGTCTCGGGATGGATCATCCCCCGATTCAAATCAAGAGGTTGCGGAATGGGGGGCGGTGATGCGCCATCCGAAAAAATAACGGACGCACATTAACCTCCCTGTGGCCATTTGTCAAAGTTTCAAGGCGGCACGATCAAGTCCGTTGGATCGGGTATCGGGAGTGTTTTTTTGAAGAGGGCAGGCGGTATGAAAATTCGGCAGTTTTTTTGGTATCAGGATGGCGGTCTGAGGCGATTGGTCCCTGGATGGCCATAAAAGGGCGCCGACAAGAGGTGTCAGGGGGCGTGTGATACTCGGAGGCAAGATTTGTATAAAGATGTGCGTGGAACGCGGCCCGGAAAGGCTTTCCGATGGCGGCCCACGCACATCTTGAGAGGCTAGGAGGCTTTCAGGCCGGGATGGACATCAATCACCCCAGTTGGAATACTTGCTGCAAATCTTGTCCAGTCTTTTGCCGGCATCGGTTTCGGAGAATTTGGCCAGATGACCTTTGAAATTGTCCGGGGTTTCGTTCCACATGCAGGTACAAAAGGCTTCGGCTTTCGATTGGCCGGCAATGGGGCTGAGTTCTCCACCGCCTTCCCATCTGGTCATGGAATATTCTTTGCACTGTCTGAACTGGGGATCGTCACCGGGAACGGTGTTGTATTCGTCGGCGGCTTGCAGCGATCCGCTCAACAGCAGGGCTGCTCCAAACAGAGCCATTTTAAGCATTTTCATGATCGTATATCCTTGTTTGATTGGTAACCGGTTGTTTGGTTGAAGGGGAAGAGTGGATTTTTTTCGGATTTTCAGAGAAAAAAACTATGCAACAAAAAAAAGTGCGTATTGATGATGGGGTGTTGTCAAAAGAATCACGGGATCAAGCTGAATTGATCCTGAAATGTAACCGCTTTGATTGGCCTTGTCAAGAGGTGAGCTGATTTGTCATGGTGTTTATCCAGGGCACGTGTTCGTATTGGGGGTGGTGTGACGAGCGTTGACCGGCTGTCCTGCAAAACATGAAGATGAATTGCGTGAGAGGGGAAGGATCGGGACGAGTGACCGGGGGTGTGATGAAGAGGCGCCTCGGAAGGTTGTGTTGGAAAGAGAAATGAATCAAGGAGATTGATATGCAAAACGAGAATGTGGTCATCTGGCACAATCCGCACTGTTCCAAGTCGCGTCAGGCTCTGAAACTGTTGGAAGACCATGGCGTCTCTCCCCGGGTTGTGCGTTATTTGGATGCGCCACCGGACGCTCAGGAATTGGGACGGGTATTGACCGCGTTGGGTTTGGAGCCGCGTCAATTGATGCGCACCAACGAGGTGATTTACAAGGACCTGGGTCTGGCGGAAGCCACGCTGGACCGGTCGCAACTGATTGCCGCCATGGTGGCCAATCCGCGTTTGATCGAACGTCCGGTGGTGCTGGTGGGAAATCGCGCTGTGGTGGGCAGGCCGCCGGAGAAGGTGGTGGATCTGTTGGAATCATGAGGGGAAGCGTCACGTTTGAGCAGGAGTGTGCATGGATATCTATGTGGATGCGGACGCCTGCCCGGTGAAGGGTGAGGTGATGCGGGTGGCCGAACGCCATGGGTTGATGGTCCACATGGTCAGCAACCAATGGATGCGCCTGCCGTCGAGTCCAATGTTGCGGGTTGAGGTGGTTTCGGGGGGCTTGGACAAGGCGGATGACTGGATTGCCGAACGGATTGGCCAGGGGGATGTGGCCATCACGGCAGATATTCCCCTGGCTGCCCGCTGTCTGGCCAAAGGGGCGCGGGTGCTTGGACCCACGGGCAAACCTTTTGATGACGACGGTATCGGCATGGCTTTGGCCATGCGTGATCTCAACGCTCAATTGCGGGATGCGGGAGAAATCCGGGGAGGCGGGCCACCCTTCGGCCCCAAGGACCGGTCACGGTTTTTGCAGGCTTTGGAAGAGGCGATTCAGGCCATCAAGCGCATGACGCGGTGAAAAAGGGGGGGTATCTTCGGCCTGGATGCATAAAAAAAGCCCACGCATGATATCGTGGGCTTTTT includes these proteins:
- a CDS encoding FAD-dependent oxidoreductase, which gives rise to MRITILGSNFAALEAIKTLRKKDPGRQLELTVLSPKPQFLYYPSLIWIPSGERNGSEIVADLSGFFQRMGVHHHQAEATGIRDKGRIVTTADGAIHNDALLIASGGTYLRKLPGIEHTINPCAGIPMVETVRDRLQQMSGGTIAFGFAGNPVDPQGVRGGPMFEYLFGMHTHLLRTGRRDRFNLVFFSPMAEPGKRLGPRAVQGLLSTMAEKKIATRLGEKILGFTPSGVTLEGGELAADLTLFIPGMGGLPWYAETGFPLSAGGFITADAHCRVTGHERVYVAGDAASLPGPEWRAKQAHMAELQARAAAANLYDDLMGKPGQATFRNELICIVDSLNSGMLVSRLEWFDLILPPLRLMHWVKQFLEYKSLRPYT
- a CDS encoding molecular chaperone TorD family protein → MNDPCEPACGGPGALRHGSGDPHGEPSGHGSFGCQEPRLLAAELSLLAHLLSQPVAESLEALEEEALTSAPWLADVLPELRQLPLDAWQGEHTRLFVNGFPKTICPPFVSFWRHGQWGGPLEGVLFQLYQRIGLEVAEGQPLDYLGVLLQASSYCLEVMASKPVDVVSPESEVLTHLLRDHLLLCLPEFAAALRQSAGLIFYRTLGERFERLAVRLAAGGVT
- a CDS encoding substrate-binding domain-containing protein, with the translated sequence MKRALSGRGVAVFLVFLVIGMVRPGWSETLKVGGTGSSAPIVTRLFDAFSKQAPGVSLDQVSPPLGSGGAMKALAKGSLDLAFSGRSPTPEERTRIGNSFELAVTPFVFVSAGGQKKNGFTLDELATVFDGSQTTWDGGVPIRLVLRASFESDTLVMKSMSPAMAKAVDVAGKRPGMVIGQDDLDTLALLKQTPGSFGPTTLALVDERLTVFAIQGVTPSLATIQDGSYAWRKVLTVVVPPQPKPVVTQFVDFLHSKEAKAVLLSHHYLPLDP
- a CDS encoding ankyrin repeat domain-containing protein, with translation MNHLLRCLAVVGLLGATPVAFAADETPPAEIMRYAIEGNLDGVVKALEQGAAINQPSQTGMTPLMWAIQESHFKLIDMLLEKGADVNAFHPRAGCTALILASEWLQPQTVDALLKREANVNYQTNHGWSALLKTSRLALKTPEERARQKRVVESLLAHGAKIDARDNKERTSLMLAAKVGNTELVAQLLEHKADINAQDKTGNSALMLAAQEGQLESVKLLLKHNASLEKNHICGCTALLQAAEHGHTEVVKTLLDHHADIHVKNEDGMTALMFASMKGHLETVALLLERGSRINEMNNKGVTARLMAVENHHEKVEQLLQESGGRCY
- a CDS encoding DUF3457 domain-containing protein; its protein translation is MTSGWILHPADDAALQAVTVERYTQLYQSHRQEGMENGVDFWAMPPRGWPVEARSFRHLDPWRIFLLLTPWMLMRVLMPMRDPGLPLPPGWGEPDGPESGGLLGPLLTVYLLGQKQMAHLHRDPVLGDYLIQPLVQSLHKYANPEAVFSAWTETVQRRDAFVQASNRRCDWQQDLSRREIFSGLFRERKPSCDTTT